In Methylocystis echinoides, one genomic interval encodes:
- a CDS encoding disulfide bond formation protein B, producing MTRVFTSQRHLAAAIFAVSAVTIAGAWTYEWLGYPPCELCVKERIPYYAAFALAPLAAYAAQAGRAGLARSAFALMALLFLADAALSIYHSGVEWKLFPGPSDCSGALSTAGSMDDFMKQLKSVKVVRCDEPAVYALGLTLANWNVVITAALAWLAAVGARSR from the coding sequence GTGACGAGGGTCTTTACGAGCCAGCGCCATCTCGCCGCGGCGATCTTTGCCGTTTCCGCCGTGACGATCGCCGGCGCCTGGACCTATGAGTGGCTCGGCTATCCGCCCTGCGAGCTTTGCGTCAAGGAACGCATTCCCTATTACGCCGCCTTCGCGCTCGCCCCGCTCGCCGCTTATGCGGCGCAGGCGGGCAGGGCGGGGCTCGCCCGCAGCGCCTTTGCGCTCATGGCGCTGCTGTTTCTCGCCGACGCCGCTCTCTCGATCTATCACTCGGGCGTGGAGTGGAAGCTTTTTCCCGGCCCCTCGGACTGTTCCGGCGCGCTCAGCACGGCGGGCTCGATGGACGATTTCATGAAGCAGCTCAAGAGCGTCAAGGTCGTGCGCTGCGACGAGCCGGCGGTTTATGCGCTGGGCCTCACGCTCGCCAACTGGAACGTCGTCATCACGGCGGCGCTCGCCTGGCTCGCCGCAGTGGGCGCGAGATCCCGCTAG
- a CDS encoding YqaA family protein has product MKKLYDWTMSLAASKHAPLALGAIAFAESSFFPVPPDVILVPMTLAEPKKAWHYAILCTIASVAGGALGYAFGSLFYDTIGQWLINLYGYGEKMEALRAFYAQWGAIFILVKGFTPIPYKLVTIVSGLLAYNFPLFIVLSIITRGARFFVLAAAINRFGDPIRDKLESHFGLFVGSLAVVVVAGFALASKMF; this is encoded by the coding sequence ATGAAAAAGCTTTACGACTGGACCATGTCGCTTGCCGCCAGCAAGCACGCGCCGCTTGCGCTCGGGGCCATCGCTTTCGCCGAGAGCTCGTTCTTCCCCGTGCCGCCCGACGTGATCCTCGTGCCGATGACCCTCGCCGAGCCCAAGAAGGCTTGGCATTACGCCATTCTGTGCACCATCGCTTCTGTCGCGGGCGGGGCCTTGGGCTATGCCTTTGGCTCGCTCTTCTACGACACCATCGGCCAGTGGCTGATCAACCTCTATGGCTATGGCGAGAAGATGGAGGCGCTGCGCGCCTTCTACGCCCAATGGGGCGCGATCTTCATCCTCGTGAAGGGCTTCACCCCCATTCCTTATAAGCTCGTGACCATCGTCTCGGGGCTGCTGGCGTATAATTTCCCCCTCTTCATTGTGCTCTCCATCATCACGCGCGGGGCGCGGTTTTTCGTGTTGGCGGCGGCGATCAATCGCTTTGGCGATCCCATCCGCGACAAGCTCGAGAGCCATTTCGGCCTCTTCGTCGGTTCGCTTGCCGTGGTGGTGGTGGCGGGCTTCGCGCTCGCCTCGAAGATGTTCTGA
- a CDS encoding class I SAM-dependent methyltransferase codes for MAKLGEIDYIRRAGPKEREHILNKPFSEPMCGYLLSDIGTIMRLLPAPPATLLDLGAGSGWTSCLFALTGYQVTAQDISPDMVELIELNKKRYGATMLTPIVSDYESLDFDEEFDCAVFYDSLHHAEEEHAALTSVYRALKPNGVVITAEPGTGQSQTPEALRAVQEFGVTEKDMPVAAVIATAEKIGFRCTGVFERRFEPKPLIHAETLRTYRGAYGFISASLREMSWRLKGGHLTEGHYVVLQK; via the coding sequence ATGGCTAAGCTAGGCGAGATAGATTACATCAGAAGGGCTGGTCCAAAAGAGCGGGAGCACATTCTCAACAAGCCGTTTTCCGAGCCGATGTGTGGCTATCTTTTGTCTGATATCGGCACGATCATGAGATTGCTTCCCGCGCCGCCAGCCACGCTTCTTGATTTGGGCGCGGGAAGCGGATGGACGAGTTGCTTGTTCGCGCTGACGGGCTACCAAGTAACAGCGCAAGATATCTCCCCAGATATGGTTGAACTCATCGAACTGAATAAAAAGCGGTATGGCGCGACTATGCTCACGCCAATCGTTTCAGACTACGAGAGCCTGGATTTCGACGAAGAATTCGACTGCGCCGTGTTTTACGATAGCCTGCACCATGCGGAAGAAGAGCATGCCGCTTTAACGTCGGTTTATCGAGCATTGAAACCCAACGGGGTTGTCATCACCGCCGAACCTGGAACGGGTCAATCCCAAACTCCGGAGGCCCTAAGAGCGGTCCAAGAGTTCGGCGTCACGGAGAAGGACATGCCTGTCGCTGCCGTCATCGCCACGGCGGAAAAAATCGGATTCAGATGCACTGGCGTTTTTGAGAGAAGGTTCGAGCCGAAACCCCTGATTCATGCCGAAACGCTAAGGACTTATAGAGGGGCTTACGGCTTCATTTCGGCGAGCTTGCGCGAGATGTCTTGGCGCTTGAAAGGTGGGCATCTAACCGAAGGGCATTACGTTGTCCTTCAAAAGTGA
- a CDS encoding response regulator: protein MRVLIIEDDAIIGTDLEIASSDMGFSDIAFAMDEAEAIAMGKIAPPDLIISDIRLGSSGSGVRAVNEILRAAGAAVVFVTGLMDADEMDQSGGVVALGKPWNATRLQMAISQTVKQPAGVTVAWWR from the coding sequence ATGCGTGTTCTGATCATTGAGGACGACGCAATCATCGGCACGGATCTGGAAATCGCGAGCAGCGATATGGGATTTAGCGACATTGCATTCGCAATGGACGAGGCTGAGGCGATCGCAATGGGAAAAATCGCCCCTCCCGACCTGATTATTTCAGATATCAGGCTCGGGTCGTCGGGATCCGGCGTTCGGGCGGTGAACGAAATCTTGAGGGCTGCCGGCGCGGCCGTTGTCTTCGTCACAGGCTTGATGGACGCCGATGAAATGGACCAGTCCGGCGGCGTCGTCGCACTCGGGAAGCCGTGGAACGCGACCCGTCTGCAGATGGCCATTAGCCAAACTGTCAAGCAACCTGCCGGCGTCACAGTGGCCTGGTGGCGGTAG
- a CDS encoding HWE histidine kinase domain-containing protein translates to MVQTDVYITDELDRRPPKDMGSPKEKLALLDLAGRMADHPAEVLPRFVDLALELTGGVSAGLSLYEQEPAPGVFRWRHLCGVLAPFENSTTPRDFSPCGVTLDLNRPVLASHPERVYDWISRENIVIPEVLLVPLHIGGKEPLGTLWIVSDEEGYLDSGHARVMTELAAFVGIALQMLASERELKETLEQQDTLIKEMSHRVKNLFTVATSIVRVSEKAATTPAEMSKILSGRLGALAEANALARRSSVDEATIEGVLADLVETIMRPHALPDRRSRFVAKGPAIVLGERATSGVALVLHELATNAEKYGALKSEDGSVRLSWRVRSERLVLHWSERGGPSLDQPPETSGFGTRLSHTTIVRQLKGELRHKWRSEGLVVLMRIPLRNLAN, encoded by the coding sequence TTGGTCCAAACTGACGTATACATCACCGACGAATTAGACAGGCGTCCTCCAAAGGACATGGGTTCGCCCAAGGAAAAGCTGGCGCTGCTGGATTTGGCCGGACGCATGGCCGATCACCCAGCAGAGGTCCTTCCGCGGTTTGTGGACCTGGCCCTTGAATTGACGGGCGGCGTATCCGCTGGCCTTAGCCTTTACGAACAAGAGCCGGCGCCGGGGGTCTTCCGTTGGCGCCACCTGTGCGGGGTGCTGGCGCCGTTTGAAAATAGCACGACGCCAAGAGATTTCAGCCCCTGTGGCGTTACCCTTGACCTGAATAGACCGGTCCTGGCCTCGCATCCCGAGCGCGTCTACGACTGGATTTCCAGGGAAAACATCGTCATCCCCGAAGTGTTGCTGGTGCCGCTTCATATCGGCGGCAAGGAGCCGCTCGGAACGCTTTGGATCGTTTCCGACGAGGAAGGCTATCTCGATAGCGGTCATGCTCGCGTGATGACCGAGCTTGCGGCATTTGTCGGGATCGCTTTGCAAATGCTCGCCTCGGAGCGCGAACTCAAAGAAACCTTGGAGCAGCAGGATACGCTCATCAAGGAGATGAGCCATCGCGTGAAGAATCTCTTCACCGTCGCCACCTCGATCGTACGCGTCAGCGAGAAGGCGGCGACCACTCCGGCCGAGATGTCGAAGATCCTCTCGGGCCGCCTGGGAGCGCTCGCCGAAGCAAATGCCTTGGCGCGGCGCAGCTCCGTCGACGAAGCCACGATTGAAGGCGTCCTTGCGGATCTCGTGGAAACGATCATGCGGCCACATGCGTTGCCCGACCGGCGAAGCCGCTTTGTCGCTAAAGGCCCTGCTATTGTGTTGGGAGAGCGCGCCACCAGCGGCGTCGCGCTGGTGCTTCACGAGCTTGCAACGAACGCGGAAAAATACGGCGCGCTAAAGTCGGAAGACGGAAGCGTTCGGCTTTCTTGGCGCGTTAGATCGGAACGGCTGGTTCTTCACTGGTCTGAACGTGGGGGCCCGTCCCTTGATCAACCGCCGGAGACCAGCGGCTTCGGCACGAGATTATCCCACACCACGATTGTCCGTCAGCTGAAGGGCGAGCTTAGGCATAAGTGGCGATCTGAGGGCTTGGTCGTTTTGATGCGGATCCCCTTGAGAAATTTGGCCAACTAG
- a CDS encoding lytic murein transglycosylase, whose product MFHTYRISLALALGMAWAAPARAADCGSTGEGFSDWLAAFRRAATADGLSPRTIDAALSDVAYDRGVISRDRSQKVFRLNFETFAARLVTPRRLSQGRDLLRRHAGLLRQIEARYGVPGPVLVSIWGLETGFGADNGRFKTMQALATLAYDCRRAAHFTEELTDALRIVERGDMTPAQMRGDWAGEIGQTQFMPSSYLAYAVDFDGDGRRDLVRSSADALASTANFLKGKGWRAGAGWAEGEPNFPVFLEWNQARVYARTLAYFASKLAEGQ is encoded by the coding sequence ATGTTCCACACTTATCGGATTTCGCTGGCGCTGGCGCTCGGCATGGCGTGGGCCGCGCCGGCGCGGGCGGCGGATTGCGGCTCCACTGGCGAGGGCTTTTCGGATTGGCTCGCGGCGTTCCGGCGCGCAGCCACGGCGGACGGCCTCTCGCCGCGCACGATCGATGCGGCGCTCAGCGACGTCGCCTATGACCGCGGGGTCATTTCCCGCGACCGAAGCCAGAAGGTCTTCCGCCTCAATTTCGAAACGTTCGCGGCCCGGCTGGTTACGCCGAGGCGCTTGAGCCAGGGGCGCGATCTCCTGCGCCGGCATGCCGGCCTGCTGCGCCAGATCGAGGCGCGCTATGGCGTGCCCGGTCCGGTGCTGGTCTCGATCTGGGGGCTCGAGACGGGCTTTGGCGCGGACAATGGCCGCTTCAAGACCATGCAGGCTCTGGCGACGCTCGCTTATGACTGCCGGCGGGCCGCGCACTTTACCGAGGAATTGACCGATGCGCTGCGCATCGTCGAGCGCGGCGACATGACGCCCGCTCAAATGCGCGGCGACTGGGCCGGCGAGATCGGCCAGACGCAATTCATGCCGTCGTCCTATCTGGCCTATGCCGTGGATTTCGACGGCGACGGCCGCCGCGATCTGGTGCGCTCCTCCGCCGACGCATTGGCGTCGACGGCGAATTTCTTGAAGGGAAAAGGCTGGCGGGCGGGCGCGGGCTGGGCCGAAGGAGAGCCGAATTTTCCGGTGTTTCTCGAATGGAACCAGGCGCGGGTCTACGCGAGGACTCTCGCCTATTTCGCAAGCAAGCTCGCCGAAGGGCAGTAG
- a CDS encoding medium chain dehydrogenase/reductase family protein codes for MRQVWITRAGRPEVLQVKEAPDPTPQPGELRIRVEASGVNFADVLARLGIYPDLPGLPAVVGYEVGGRVDAVGAGVDPTWIGRDVFAATRFGGYSDLLCVPENQVFLRPSDMSAQEGAALPVNYLTAWQLVVVMGGLKSGETMLVHSAGGGVGIAATQIAKHLGARVIGVASQWKHAELAHYGADHLIDPRRDDLEKCVRDITRGRGVELILDPIAGSSFKRSFRMLGATGRLGMFGVSSFVNAKERDLFNVVKSLLATPLFQFMPMTLINANKGVFGVNLGRMWGETDRLRLWAEELRSLWEKGAIRPRVDKTFSFDDAALAHHYLQDRKNIGKVLLTP; via the coding sequence ATGCGACAGGTCTGGATCACCAGGGCCGGGCGGCCGGAAGTCCTCCAGGTTAAGGAAGCGCCGGATCCGACGCCGCAACCCGGCGAGCTGCGCATCCGCGTCGAGGCGAGCGGCGTGAATTTTGCGGACGTTCTCGCGCGTCTCGGCATTTATCCCGACCTCCCGGGCCTTCCCGCCGTCGTCGGCTATGAGGTGGGCGGCCGCGTCGACGCCGTCGGCGCCGGCGTCGATCCGACGTGGATCGGCCGCGACGTTTTCGCGGCCACGCGCTTTGGCGGCTATTCTGACCTCCTTTGCGTCCCTGAAAACCAGGTTTTCCTGCGTCCGTCCGACATGTCGGCGCAGGAAGGGGCCGCCTTGCCGGTGAATTATCTCACCGCCTGGCAATTGGTCGTCGTCATGGGCGGACTGAAGTCCGGCGAGACCATGCTGGTGCATTCCGCTGGCGGGGGCGTCGGAATCGCCGCGACGCAGATCGCCAAACATCTCGGCGCGCGCGTCATCGGCGTCGCCTCGCAATGGAAACATGCCGAATTGGCGCATTACGGCGCGGATCACCTTATCGACCCGCGACGCGACGACCTCGAAAAATGCGTTCGCGATATTACCAGGGGGCGCGGCGTCGAACTCATTCTCGATCCAATCGCCGGCTCGTCCTTCAAGCGGAGTTTCCGCATGCTCGGCGCAACCGGCCGGCTGGGGATGTTCGGCGTTTCCTCCTTCGTCAACGCCAAGGAGCGCGATCTGTTCAATGTCGTGAAGTCGCTTCTGGCGACGCCTTTGTTCCAGTTCATGCCGATGACGCTCATCAACGCCAATAAGGGCGTCTTCGGCGTCAATCTCGGGCGCATGTGGGGCGAGACGGATCGCCTGCGTCTCTGGGCGGAGGAATTACGCAGCCTGTGGGAAAAAGGCGCGATCAGGCCAAGGGTCGACAAGACGTTCAGCTTCGACGACGCGGCCCTCGCCCACCATTACCTGCAGGACCGCAAGAATATCGGCAAGGTGCTGCTGACGCCCTAG
- a CDS encoding class I SAM-dependent methyltransferase — protein MHDQYERIAHAYREARKAPMSLFLEAPSVLKAIGNLEGKRAIDFACGEGFYTRMLKGRGASVVVGIDLSPQMIELAEEEERRAPLGVSYFVADVAEKPKFGAFDLATAIFLFNYAEDVDALDNMVSGVFENLAPNGRLLAVVPNPAFVNGRKDTLPYGYFVEELERGSCGARFKMTFYGASEFSIECMQWDRPTYEAALARNGFSSIEWMPFEVTPEGLCAFGEAFWDAALTNPKSIILSAIKAS, from the coding sequence ATGCACGATCAATACGAGCGCATCGCTCATGCGTATCGGGAGGCGCGGAAAGCGCCCATGTCGCTTTTTCTCGAGGCGCCGTCCGTTCTCAAAGCGATCGGGAACTTGGAAGGAAAGCGCGCGATCGACTTCGCCTGCGGCGAAGGGTTTTACACGCGAATGCTGAAAGGGCGTGGCGCGTCCGTCGTCGTCGGGATCGACCTGTCGCCGCAGATGATCGAGCTCGCCGAAGAAGAGGAGCGCCGCGCGCCTTTGGGCGTCAGCTATTTTGTCGCCGACGTTGCCGAAAAGCCCAAATTTGGAGCGTTCGACTTGGCGACGGCCATCTTTCTGTTCAACTACGCCGAAGATGTCGACGCTCTCGACAACATGGTCTCCGGCGTCTTTGAGAATCTCGCGCCGAACGGGCGGCTCTTGGCCGTCGTACCCAATCCAGCCTTCGTCAACGGCCGCAAAGACACCTTGCCATACGGCTATTTCGTCGAGGAGCTGGAGCGGGGAAGCTGCGGCGCGCGTTTTAAGATGACCTTTTACGGCGCGTCCGAATTCTCGATCGAATGCATGCAGTGGGATCGGCCGACCTATGAAGCGGCGCTCGCGCGCAACGGCTTTTCATCGATCGAGTGGATGCCGTTCGAGGTGACGCCCGAGGGTCTTTGCGCATTCGGGGAGGCGTTTTGGGACGCCGCTCTGACGAATCCGAAGAGCATCATTCTTTCCGCGATAAAGGCCTCCTAG
- a CDS encoding patatin-like phospholipase family protein: MSAGKTAFVLAGGGSLGSIQVGMLRALLAAGVFPDFVVGSSVGALNASYFAAYPHAEGVEALAAIWLGLRRRDVFPFSAMTALAVLRGQGFLVDPAPLRRLVESTLPFQRLEEAPLPVHLVATDMQGVAVRLSDGSVTEAIMASAAVPGVFPPVEIGGVSLMDGAIAANTPLSLAAALGARRVIILPTGYACDLQGPPTGAVARALHAVTLLIAWQLMRDIERLPREIELRMAPALCPLDVSPYDFSQAESLIARATRVTGKWIDEGGLTRPASPGELAPHHHLHAGHTAARVM, translated from the coding sequence ATGAGCGCAGGGAAGACCGCCTTTGTCCTCGCCGGCGGCGGCAGCCTCGGCTCCATCCAGGTCGGCATGCTGCGGGCGTTGCTGGCGGCGGGCGTCTTTCCCGATTTTGTCGTCGGCTCCTCGGTCGGCGCGCTGAACGCCAGCTATTTCGCCGCCTATCCCCACGCCGAGGGCGTCGAGGCCCTGGCGGCGATCTGGCTCGGGCTGCGCCGCAGGGACGTCTTTCCGTTCAGCGCGATGACGGCTCTGGCGGTGCTGAGGGGGCAGGGCTTTCTCGTCGATCCTGCGCCGCTCAGGCGTCTCGTCGAAAGCACGCTTCCCTTTCAACGGCTGGAGGAGGCGCCTCTCCCGGTGCATCTCGTTGCGACCGATATGCAGGGCGTAGCAGTGCGCCTGTCGGACGGCTCCGTCACCGAAGCGATCATGGCGAGCGCGGCGGTGCCGGGGGTCTTTCCGCCTGTCGAAATCGGCGGCGTGTCGCTGATGGACGGCGCGATCGCCGCCAATACGCCGCTCAGCCTCGCCGCGGCGCTCGGCGCGCGACGGGTGATTATTCTGCCCACGGGCTACGCCTGCGATTTGCAGGGACCGCCGACGGGCGCCGTGGCGCGGGCGCTGCACGCGGTCACTTTGCTCATCGCCTGGCAGCTCATGCGCGATATCGAGCGGCTGCCTCGCGAGATCGAGCTGCGCATGGCGCCGGCGCTCTGCCCCCTCGACGTCTCGCCATATGATTTCTCGCAGGCGGAGAGCCTCATCGCGCGCGCCACGCGCGTGACGGGCAAATGGATCGACGAGGGCGGCTTGACCCGGCCGGCCTCGCCCGGCGAGCTCGCGCCCCATCATCACCTGCATGCGGGACATACGGCGGCGCGCGTCATGTGA
- a CDS encoding DUF2165 domain-containing protein, giving the protein MLVVALGNVLDYGTNFDVVQHILSMDEVPVTPFKWRAITSPALHHVFYLLIIAVEFASAALSLYGAWILWGARTRSAGAFNAAKSLAIAGLALGFLLYSFGFMGVGGEWFQMWRAGVYNLQEPAFRFIGMLGLSLIFVSLVDIDLI; this is encoded by the coding sequence ATGCTCGTCGTCGCTCTGGGCAATGTGCTCGACTACGGCACGAATTTCGACGTGGTGCAGCACATTCTCTCGATGGATGAGGTTCCCGTAACTCCATTCAAATGGCGGGCCATCACGAGCCCGGCGCTACATCATGTTTTCTATCTCCTCATCATCGCGGTGGAGTTCGCCTCTGCAGCGCTATCGCTTTACGGGGCCTGGATCCTGTGGGGCGCGCGGACGAGGAGCGCGGGCGCCTTCAACGCGGCGAAAAGCCTGGCGATCGCCGGATTGGCGCTCGGCTTTCTGCTCTACTCCTTCGGCTTCATGGGCGTCGGCGGCGAGTGGTTCCAGATGTGGCGCGCCGGCGTCTATAACTTGCAGGAGCCAGCGTTCCGGTTCATCGGCATGCTCGGGCTTTCGCTGATCTTCGTCTCGCTTGTCGATATCGACCTCATCTAG
- a CDS encoding GNAT family N-acetyltransferase — protein sequence MIALCVECIDTFEGVEALSREWSELESATPEATGFQSFAWCRTWLQLAGDRVVPRILCLREGGRLVLIAPFQIERRLGVSIACWVGAPLTQYGDALARPGVERAGWRDLALAEIARWRDVDLVALTRLRADGVFCAGDSAGEPLAAPFADLRGWTPRRQKSVERRARLLETKGTVALVEARTPEQRESLARHALALKRAWLRRRGAYSIGLSHPVSEDFLATLAREGFVRVNALMVGDDVAALDVGFFGQGAYRSMLGCFDERFADGAPGHALTGRLIARLAGEGLAAYDMLPPADAYKRAWASGETRIEARFIATSLKGRLAAFALVRLRPLAKRLAHALGRFEAAHSLSNAFALGFPRLQKRNAHCDGANCEDCGRRGDGARDARRRSGQCARLRHEFRRGAAHSLDG from the coding sequence ATGATCGCGCTCTGCGTCGAATGCATCGACACATTCGAGGGGGTCGAGGCGCTTTCAAGAGAATGGTCGGAGCTCGAAAGCGCGACGCCGGAGGCGACAGGCTTTCAGAGCTTCGCCTGGTGCCGAACCTGGCTGCAGTTGGCGGGGGACAGGGTCGTTCCGCGCATTCTCTGTCTTCGGGAGGGGGGACGGCTGGTTCTGATTGCGCCCTTCCAGATTGAACGGCGCCTCGGCGTTTCCATCGCCTGCTGGGTCGGCGCGCCGCTGACCCAATATGGCGACGCGCTCGCGCGTCCCGGCGTGGAGCGGGCAGGCTGGCGCGACCTCGCGCTCGCGGAGATTGCGCGCTGGCGCGACGTCGATCTCGTTGCGCTGACGCGTCTGCGCGCCGACGGCGTGTTCTGCGCGGGCGACTCGGCCGGGGAGCCGCTGGCGGCGCCCTTCGCCGATCTGCGCGGCTGGACCCCCCGCCGGCAAAAAAGCGTCGAGCGGCGCGCACGGCTTCTCGAGACGAAGGGAACTGTCGCGCTCGTCGAGGCGCGGACGCCCGAACAGCGCGAGAGTCTCGCGCGCCACGCCCTGGCGCTCAAGCGCGCTTGGCTGCGCCGGAGGGGCGCCTATAGCATTGGACTGTCGCATCCCGTCTCAGAGGATTTTCTGGCGACCCTTGCCCGCGAGGGCTTCGTGCGCGTCAACGCGCTCATGGTCGGCGACGATGTGGCGGCGCTCGACGTCGGCTTTTTCGGGCAAGGCGCGTATCGCTCGATGCTGGGTTGTTTCGATGAGCGTTTCGCCGACGGCGCGCCGGGCCATGCGCTCACAGGGCGGCTTATCGCCCGATTGGCCGGCGAGGGGCTCGCCGCCTATGACATGCTGCCGCCGGCCGACGCCTATAAGCGGGCGTGGGCGTCGGGGGAGACCCGCATCGAGGCGCGCTTCATCGCGACAAGCCTGAAAGGCCGCCTCGCAGCCTTTGCGCTTGTGCGGTTGCGGCCGCTGGCCAAGCGGTTGGCGCATGCGCTCGGCCGTTTCGAAGCCGCGCATTCTCTTTCCAATGCATTCGCGTTAGGCTTTCCTCGGTTGCAAAAGAGGAACGCGCATTGTGATGGTGCGAATTGCGAAGATTGCGGTCGCCGCGGCGATGGGGCTCGTGATGCTCGTCGTCGCTCTGGGCAATGTGCTCGACTACGGCACGAATTTCGACGTGGTGCAGCACATTCTCTCGATGGATGA
- a CDS encoding glutathione S-transferase N-terminal domain-containing protein yields MIDLYYWPTPNGHKITIYLEETGLAYRIRPVDIGKGDQFKPEFLAISPNNRMPAIVDHAPADGGAEVALFESGAILLYLAEKTGRLLPQELRGRLRALQWLFWQVGGLGPMAGQNHHFGKYAPARIPYAIDRYRNETNRLYGVLDRELAKSPYVAGDYSIADIACYPWIVPHEDQGQDLDDFPRLKRWFESIKARPAVARAYAAGAPYERRRPDFTALEREILFGQTAARPDEK; encoded by the coding sequence ATGATCGATCTCTATTACTGGCCCACGCCCAATGGCCACAAGATCACGATTTACCTCGAGGAGACGGGCCTGGCCTATCGGATCAGGCCCGTCGATATCGGCAAGGGCGATCAGTTCAAGCCGGAATTTCTCGCGATCTCTCCAAATAACCGCATGCCGGCGATCGTCGATCACGCCCCCGCCGACGGCGGCGCCGAGGTGGCGCTGTTCGAATCCGGGGCCATCCTCCTCTATCTCGCCGAGAAGACGGGCCGGCTGTTGCCGCAGGAGTTGCGCGGACGCCTGCGCGCGCTGCAATGGCTGTTTTGGCAGGTGGGCGGCCTTGGCCCCATGGCCGGCCAGAATCACCACTTCGGCAAATATGCCCCTGCCCGCATTCCCTACGCCATCGATCGTTACCGCAACGAGACCAATCGCCTCTATGGCGTGCTCGATCGCGAGCTGGCCAAATCGCCGTACGTCGCCGGCGACTACTCCATCGCCGACATCGCCTGCTACCCCTGGATCGTCCCGCACGAGGACCAGGGTCAGGATCTCGACGACTTTCCGCGCCTCAAGCGCTGGTTCGAATCGATCAAGGCGCGGCCCGCCGTCGCCCGCGCTTACGCCGCCGGCGCTCCCTACGAGCGCCGCCGACCGGATTTCACCGCGCTCGAGCGGGAGATCCTGTTCGGCCAGACGGCCGCGCGCCCGGACGAAAAATAG